One stretch of Caloenas nicobarica isolate bCalNic1 chromosome 4, bCalNic1.hap1, whole genome shotgun sequence DNA includes these proteins:
- the HELT gene encoding hairy and enhancer of split-related protein HELT isoform X1: MASKLKERRRTPVSHKVIEKRRRDRINRCLTELGKTVPMALAKQSSGKLEKAEILEMTVQYLRALHSADFPRGREKAELLSEFANYFHYGYHECMKNLVHYLTTVERMETKDTKYARILAFLQSKARFVTEPLFTSLGSLPEPDLSYQLHPGPDCPGHGHSPGEAVLQPPSGGPFPWHGAARSPPLPYHLPNAAVPLASPGQQRSTFLSSVQGLDRHYLNLLGHSHPNAFGLPPGQHPSML, translated from the exons ATGGCCTCCAAGCTCAAGGAGCGGAGG AGGACGCCGGTTTCCCACAAAGTGATTGAGAAGCGGAGGAGGGACCGCATCAACCGCTGCCTCACCGAGCTGGGGAAGACGGTCCCCATGGCTCTGGCCAAGCAG AGTTCGGGGAAGCTGGAGAAAGCGGAGATCCTGGAGATGACGGTGCAGTACCTGCGGGCCCTGCACTCGGCGGACTTCCCCCGCGGCCGGGAGAAGG CAGAGCTACTCTCCGAGTTTGCCAATTACTTCCACTACGGCTACCACGAGTGTATGAAGAACCTGGTCCACTACCTGACGACGGTGGAGAGGATGGAGACCAAAGACACCAAATACGCCCGCATCCTGGCCTTCCTCCAGTCCAAGGCGCGCTTCGTCACCGAGCCACTCTTCACCTCCCTGGGCTCCCTCCCGGAGCCGGACCTTTCCTACCAGCTGCACCCCGGCCCCGATTGCCCCGGGCACGGCCACAGCCCCGGCGAGGCGGTGCTCCAGCCGCCCTCGGGGGGCCCCTTCCCCTGGCACGGcgccgcccgcagccccccccTGCCCTACCACCTCCCCAACGCCGCCGTGCCCCTCGCCAGCCCTGGCCAACAGCGCAGCACCTTCCTCTCCTCCGTGCAGGGGCTGGACCGCCACTACCTCAACCTCCTCGGCCATTCCCACCCCAACGCCTtcgggctgcccccgggccagcaCCCTTCCATGCTATAG
- the HELT gene encoding hairy and enhancer of split-related protein HELT isoform X2 — protein MASKLKERRRTPVSHKVIEKRRRDRINRCLTELGKTVPMALAKQSSGKLEKAEILEMTVQYLRALHSADFPRGREKELLSEFANYFHYGYHECMKNLVHYLTTVERMETKDTKYARILAFLQSKARFVTEPLFTSLGSLPEPDLSYQLHPGPDCPGHGHSPGEAVLQPPSGGPFPWHGAARSPPLPYHLPNAAVPLASPGQQRSTFLSSVQGLDRHYLNLLGHSHPNAFGLPPGQHPSML, from the exons ATGGCCTCCAAGCTCAAGGAGCGGAGG AGGACGCCGGTTTCCCACAAAGTGATTGAGAAGCGGAGGAGGGACCGCATCAACCGCTGCCTCACCGAGCTGGGGAAGACGGTCCCCATGGCTCTGGCCAAGCAG AGTTCGGGGAAGCTGGAGAAAGCGGAGATCCTGGAGATGACGGTGCAGTACCTGCGGGCCCTGCACTCGGCGGACTTCCCCCGCGGCCGGGAGAAGG AGCTACTCTCCGAGTTTGCCAATTACTTCCACTACGGCTACCACGAGTGTATGAAGAACCTGGTCCACTACCTGACGACGGTGGAGAGGATGGAGACCAAAGACACCAAATACGCCCGCATCCTGGCCTTCCTCCAGTCCAAGGCGCGCTTCGTCACCGAGCCACTCTTCACCTCCCTGGGCTCCCTCCCGGAGCCGGACCTTTCCTACCAGCTGCACCCCGGCCCCGATTGCCCCGGGCACGGCCACAGCCCCGGCGAGGCGGTGCTCCAGCCGCCCTCGGGGGGCCCCTTCCCCTGGCACGGcgccgcccgcagccccccccTGCCCTACCACCTCCCCAACGCCGCCGTGCCCCTCGCCAGCCCTGGCCAACAGCGCAGCACCTTCCTCTCCTCCGTGCAGGGGCTGGACCGCCACTACCTCAACCTCCTCGGCCATTCCCACCCCAACGCCTtcgggctgcccccgggccagcaCCCTTCCATGCTATAG